A stretch of the Ptychodera flava strain L36383 chromosome 18, AS_Pfla_20210202, whole genome shotgun sequence genome encodes the following:
- the LOC139116719 gene encoding F-box/LRR-repeat protein 7-like isoform X1: MDNGRPLKYNLNYVDNNFDVGFPIDNKHPCFVDKATFTKRSPGQHLKSFLKPVCGLNTQNKSSVSPSCFFASWWIFPPCCFTSLVWGHTATGMIVIEKTTDQVRTDGSMSMNSGNISSSGNVSNGNMSSTPVSSASDADIERHGTRKKTRTKVHHLSMFDMIPNGLVIKIFSYLSTTELCKCTQVCRLWYHLSWEPTLWRTIKLNSYSINVDKALRILTKRLCRETPNVCLTVQKIVLSGCEQLTDRGLFVIAKRCPELQKLELSGCAYISNEALFEVISRCPHLDYLDISGCHQITCIDLSLEASLNVCPLHGKRIQIRHLDMTDCYGLEDAGLKIIASNCTDLVNLYLRRCVRVTDLGVQFVASYCTMLRELSVSDCYRITDYALRDIARSNPRLRYLSVAKCDLVTDIGVRYIAKYCYKIRYLNVRGCEQVTDVAMEHLARNCQRLRSLDIGKCTAITDAGLIIVAANCMGLRRLSIKSCLGITDKGILALAKCCPDLQQLNIQDCNLTLEAYHAVKRQCKRCIIEHTNPAFY, translated from the exons ATGGACAATGGCAGACCATTGAAATATAATCTAAACTATGTCGATAACAACTTTGATGTAGGTTTTCCAATCGATAATAAACACCCATGTTTTGTTGACAAGGCAACCTTCACCAAAAGGTCACCGGGTCAACACCTAAAATCATTTCTCAAACCTGTTTGCGGTCTGAACACTCAGAACAAATCAAGCGTATCTCCTTCATGTTTCTTTGCTAGTTGGTGGATTTTTCCGCCATGCTGTTTTACATCTCTGGTGTGGGGACACACAGCTACCGGTATGATTGTCATAGAGAAGACTACTG ACCAAGTACGGACAGATGGCAGTATGTCCATGAACTCTGGGAATATTTCCAGCAGTGGAAATGTTTCTAATGGAAACATGTCGAGTACGCCAGTCTCCAGTGCCAGCGATGCTGACATCGAGCGGCACGGAACTCGGAAAAAGACCCGGACGAAAGTACACCATTTATCCATGTTTGATATGATACCCAATGGACTcgtcataaaaatattttcgtATTTATCCACAACGGAATTATGTAAATGCACGCAAGTCTGCCGACTTTGGTACCATCTCAGCTGGGAGCCAACGCTGTGGCGAACGATTAAACTCAACAGTTATTCGATAAATGTGGATAAAGCACTGAGGATTCTTACAAAGCGACTCTGCAGAGAAACTCCAAATGTGTGCCTTACAGTGCAAAAAATTGTCCTTTCTGGATGTGAACAGTTAACAGATCGAGGACTCTTTGTCATCGCAAAGCGTTGTCCAGAATTACAAAAGTTGGAACTTTCGGGATGCGCGTATATCAGCAATGAGGCGCTGTTTGAAGTCATTTCAAGATGTCCACACTTAGATTACTTGGATATCTCAG GCTGCCATCAAATAACTTGTATTGATTTGTCGTTAGAGGCGAGTCTTAATGTTTGTCCGCTTCATGGTAAGCGTATCCAGATACGCCATTTGGATATGACAGACTGTTATGGTCTTGAAGATGCAGGACTGAAGATAATTGCATCCAATTGTACTGATCTCGTTAATTTGTATTTACGGCGCTGTGTTCGCGTAACCGATCTTGGAGTACAGTTTGTCGCAAGCTACTGTACAATGTTGCGTGAACTCTCGGTGAGTGACTGCTATAGGATCACTGATTACGCATTGCGAGACATCGCGAGATCCAATCCCAGGCTTCGATATTTGAGTGTTGCTAAATGTGACCTTGTGACTGATATCGGTGTGCGGTATATCGCCAAGTACTGCTACAAAATCAGGTACCTTAACGTGAGAGGCTGTGAGCAGGTTACAGATGTGGCAATGGAACACCTGGCTCGTAACTGCCAACGACTCCGGTCGCTCGATATCGGCAAGTGCACTGCCATTACGGACGCAGGGCTGATCATCGTCGCAGCAAACTGTATGGGACTTCGGAGACTCAGTATCAAATCGTGTCTTGGAATTACCGATAAAGGGATTCTGGCGCTGGCCAAATGCTGCCCTGATCTGCAGCAGCTTAACATTCAAGACTGCAATCTGACCTTGGAAGCATACCATGCCGTCAAACGGCAATGTAAGAGATGTATCATTGAGCATACAAACCCTGCATTCTACTGA
- the LOC139116719 gene encoding F-box/LRR-repeat protein 7-like isoform X3: MSTDGSGSAYSDQVRTDGSMSMNSGNISSSGNVSNGNMSSTPVSSASDADIERHGTRKKTRTKVHHLSMFDMIPNGLVIKIFSYLSTTELCKCTQVCRLWYHLSWEPTLWRTIKLNSYSINVDKALRILTKRLCRETPNVCLTVQKIVLSGCEQLTDRGLFVIAKRCPELQKLELSGCAYISNEALFEVISRCPHLDYLDISGCHQITCIDLSLEASLNVCPLHGKRIQIRHLDMTDCYGLEDAGLKIIASNCTDLVNLYLRRCVRVTDLGVQFVASYCTMLRELSVSDCYRITDYALRDIARSNPRLRYLSVAKCDLVTDIGVRYIAKYCYKIRYLNVRGCEQVTDVAMEHLARNCQRLRSLDIGKCTAITDAGLIIVAANCMGLRRLSIKSCLGITDKGILALAKCCPDLQQLNIQDCNLTLEAYHAVKRQCKRCIIEHTNPAFY; encoded by the exons ATGTCTACCGATGGATCAGGCAGCGCTTATTCAG ACCAAGTACGGACAGATGGCAGTATGTCCATGAACTCTGGGAATATTTCCAGCAGTGGAAATGTTTCTAATGGAAACATGTCGAGTACGCCAGTCTCCAGTGCCAGCGATGCTGACATCGAGCGGCACGGAACTCGGAAAAAGACCCGGACGAAAGTACACCATTTATCCATGTTTGATATGATACCCAATGGACTcgtcataaaaatattttcgtATTTATCCACAACGGAATTATGTAAATGCACGCAAGTCTGCCGACTTTGGTACCATCTCAGCTGGGAGCCAACGCTGTGGCGAACGATTAAACTCAACAGTTATTCGATAAATGTGGATAAAGCACTGAGGATTCTTACAAAGCGACTCTGCAGAGAAACTCCAAATGTGTGCCTTACAGTGCAAAAAATTGTCCTTTCTGGATGTGAACAGTTAACAGATCGAGGACTCTTTGTCATCGCAAAGCGTTGTCCAGAATTACAAAAGTTGGAACTTTCGGGATGCGCGTATATCAGCAATGAGGCGCTGTTTGAAGTCATTTCAAGATGTCCACACTTAGATTACTTGGATATCTCAG GCTGCCATCAAATAACTTGTATTGATTTGTCGTTAGAGGCGAGTCTTAATGTTTGTCCGCTTCATGGTAAGCGTATCCAGATACGCCATTTGGATATGACAGACTGTTATGGTCTTGAAGATGCAGGACTGAAGATAATTGCATCCAATTGTACTGATCTCGTTAATTTGTATTTACGGCGCTGTGTTCGCGTAACCGATCTTGGAGTACAGTTTGTCGCAAGCTACTGTACAATGTTGCGTGAACTCTCGGTGAGTGACTGCTATAGGATCACTGATTACGCATTGCGAGACATCGCGAGATCCAATCCCAGGCTTCGATATTTGAGTGTTGCTAAATGTGACCTTGTGACTGATATCGGTGTGCGGTATATCGCCAAGTACTGCTACAAAATCAGGTACCTTAACGTGAGAGGCTGTGAGCAGGTTACAGATGTGGCAATGGAACACCTGGCTCGTAACTGCCAACGACTCCGGTCGCTCGATATCGGCAAGTGCACTGCCATTACGGACGCAGGGCTGATCATCGTCGCAGCAAACTGTATGGGACTTCGGAGACTCAGTATCAAATCGTGTCTTGGAATTACCGATAAAGGGATTCTGGCGCTGGCCAAATGCTGCCCTGATCTGCAGCAGCTTAACATTCAAGACTGCAATCTGACCTTGGAAGCATACCATGCCGTCAAACGGCAATGTAAGAGATGTATCATTGAGCATACAAACCCTGCATTCTACTGA